One genomic region from Homalodisca vitripennis isolate AUS2020 chromosome 6, UT_GWSS_2.1, whole genome shotgun sequence encodes:
- the LOC124364534 gene encoding uncharacterized protein LOC124364534 — MSISDHISMNAWFLLRIFLVFGPFALFILLQLLVDWSDFDLLVPQSLLDHIKDTSPHPGFLVDTKGCRIPDLDPMDPSIQRFIFDEPPINCVEQYGPALVESNLTSLYVNLPALAYYNVSDTSQLRCCYLPFWRVEVAESVSGEYPSNVDTRVKFAKKCTVFNDTTVVKHEFVKVKCSLNNKSIYLDYHSFTPVKRSIKEKVKFEEEENAVSVLMLGIDAVSRLNFHRQMPQTLNFLEKNLSAVEMLGYNKVGDNTFPNLVPVLTGLSEKELTKSCWPNSTNVFDSCRFVWDNFSDAGYKTAFGEDASWMGVFNYLKKGFRKQPTDYYLKVFNNISETYIGFKKRLNANLCVGPRKTIQVLLNYVYKFAKTMKNSLSFGFFWGSSLTHDYLNLPKYGDEEHRQLLENLYNEGVFNRTVLVVMSDHGIRWGEIRGTFQGYMEERLPFLFIAYPNWFRIKYTTAVANLKKNAKKLTTPYDLHETLLDLIDVTQLEQETLRERSRRLERAKPLPRGISLFLPISENRTCSSAGIDDHWCTCHQTRDIPTDSSQVRRAANRLVKHINSLLLQFPQCAELRLFNITTAREESLTFETSVAIRDLTVTIETSPGRALFEATVRYNENTRWPSIVGTVSRINLYGNQSRCVDHYKIRLYCYCIY, encoded by the exons TGACCACATCTCAATGAACGCTTGGTTTCTACTACGAATCTTTCTGGTTTTCGGACCTTTTGCTCTGTTCATACTGCTCCAGTTGTTGGTAGATTGGTCGGACTTTGATCTCCTGGTGCCTCAATCTTTACTTG aCCACATCAAAGACACGTCTCCTCATCCCGGGTTCCTGGTCGACACAAAGGGTTGCCGAATCCCAGATTTGGATCCGATGGATCCCTCTATCCAGAGATTCATCTTCGACGAACCCCCCATCAACTGCGTGGAGCAGTACGGACCCGCTCTGGTGGAATCCAACCTGACCTCCCTCTACGTGAACCTGCCCGCTCTGGCCTACTACAACGTCAGCGACACGAGTCAACTCCGATGCTGCTACTTACCCTTCTGGAGGGTCGAGGTGGCCGAGTCTGTCTCGGGAGAGTATCCGTCTAACGTAGACACGCGTGTCAA GTTTGCCAAAAAATGCACAGTTTTCAACGATACGACGGTCGTGAAACACGAATTTGTTAAAGTCAAATGTTCATTAAACAACAAATCGATATATTTAGACTACCATTCTTTTACTCCTGTCAAAAGAAGTATTAAAGAGAAGGTAAAATTTGAGGAGGAAGAAAACGCCGTCAGTGTCTTAATGTTAGGAATTGACGCCGTGTCACGTTTGAATTTCCATAGACAGATGCCGCAAACGTTAAATTTTCTCGAGAAAAACTTAAGTGCTGTTGAAATGTTAGGGTACAATAAAGTAGGAGACAATACATTTCCAAATTTGGTACCGGTGCTGACAGGCCTATCGGAGAAGGAATTGACGAAATCCTGCTGGCCAAATTCAACCAATGTATTTGATTCTTGTCGTTTTGTATGGGATAACTTCAGTGACGCAGGATACAAGACGGCTTTTGGCGAGGATGCTTCCTGGATGGGAGTATTCAATTACTTGAAGAAAGGGTTTAGGAAACAACCGACCGACTATTACctaaaggtttttaataatatctcaGAGACATACATTGGGTTCAAGAAAAGACTAAATGCTAATTTGTGCGTCGGGCCGAGGAAAACCATCCAAGTTTTGTTGAACTATGTCTATAAATTTGCGAAAACCATGAAGAACTCTTTATCTTTTGGCTTTTTCTGGGGCTCCAGCCTCACGCACGACTACCTGAATCTGCCCAAATACGGAGACGAAGAACACAGACAACTCTTAGAGAATCTTTACAATGAGGGTGTCTTCAACAGAACTGTTCTTGTCGTTATGAGTGACCACGGTATAAGATGGGGAGAAATAAGAGGAACCTTTCAAGGATACATGGAAGAAAGACTGCCATTTCTTTTCATTGCCTACCCAAACTGGTTCAGAATCAAGTACACAACGGCTGTTGCTAATTTGAAGAAGAATGCTAAAAAGTTGACAACGCCTTACGATCTGCACGAAACGTTGTTGGATCTCATTGACGTCACCCAGTTGGAGCAAGAGACCCTGAGGGAGAGGTCTAGACGGCTGGAGAGAGCCAAACCACTTCCTAGGGGTATCAGCTTATTTCTACCCATTTCTGAGAATCGGACATGTTCCAGCGCTGGAATAGACGACCACTGGTGCACCTGCCATCAGACTAGGGACATCCCCACCGACTCCAGTCAGGTCCGACGTGCTGCCAATCGTCTAGTGAAGCACATCAACTCCTTGCTACTACAGTTTCCGCAGTGTGCCGAACTTCGGCTTTTCAATATTACGACTGCGAGAGAAGAAAGCTTGACTTTTGAAACGTCCGTTGCCATTCGGGATTTGACGGTCACGATAGAGACTTCTCCAGGGAGAGCTCTCTTTGAGGCGACGGTGCGCTACAATGAGAACACAAGATGGCCCTCAATAGTTGGCACTGTTAGTCGTATAAACCTGTATGGAAACCAAAGCAGGTGTGTGGATCACTACAAAATTCGACTATATTGCTACTGTATTTATTAa
- the LOC124365227 gene encoding neprilysin-2-like produces MVQKIVIIVSTAQIVSLLVGLIIVLLDKKVCLTEKCQQLVDTIKNQIDVKVNPCENFYDFACGKLLYRDESEKIEDLGISSQNEESEIRRMKILLAEAPKSDEPKTFQKVKTLYRLCREQKLNSQAARIRSLFGEVGGFPTLEGDSWDEESWSLIETIKKMRLKGFSTNVLFSLTYGFNPLELNQVSLYTLNPDVSKSYVFTSGCEDCKANFITQYVRIVASLNGDEDKAAADAEDLYPLTSGIVLICRKFPDIDRIKPLALKNQVKSISTLASNYSFFDWKEYIKIMLQMNSDPSDEFVVVVRNPRYLRELNSMLSNTPKRTLANYMIWMNLDIMYSFSANKRRRDTCFTLIENKLLFALQAMYVHTYYYDHIGDAKLVKQMFETIKRQAMSTISKADWMDSRVRQDSEAKVKAIDLYLGFTEELSDIKLLEKRFENLEVTNNFLDSILNVIKFRMDVMSRSVGKTADKKFWKIAGLQTEALYSAKSTFYNFEDNSLWVAPGVLQLPVFDEYWPESVNYGRVGYLIGHEFTHAFDASGREVDKDGKTGLWWDPLTSTRYSEKTQCFIKQYSNFTILNLVGELERMDGREYVDENIADGTGIKLAFEAYRAQADSNLLSETRLPGIDFTSEQIFFISMAHYGCNKYEEEKFSVMTCKLYSPYRYRVIGSLQNLPQFSEVFNCKSGSKMNPVNKCVMW; encoded by the coding sequence ATGGtgcaaaaaattgtaataatagtatCAACAGCTCAAATTGTTTCTTTACTTGTCGGACTTATAATTGTCCTTCTTGACAAAAAAGTCTGTTTGACTGAAAAGTGCCAACAACTTGTAGATACTATCAAGAATCAAATTGATGTTAAGGTTAATCCTTGCGAGAACTTCTACGATTTCGCTTGCGGAAAACTGCTATATAGGGATGAGTCAGAGAAGATTGAAGATCTAGGTATTTCATCTCAAAATGAGGAATCAGAAATTAGAAGAATGAAAATTTTACTGGCGGAAGCACCAAAATCAGACGAACCGAAAACTTTCCAGAAGGTTAAGACATTGTATCGATTATGCCGAGAACAGAAACTGAACTCACAAGCAGCTAGAATTAGAAGCTTATTCGGAGAAGTTGGAGGTTTTCCTACCTTAGAGGGTGATTCTTGGGATGAAGAAAGCTGGTCGTTGATTGAAACCATCAAAAAGATGAGACTAAAAGGATTTTCAACCAATGTACTATTTTCTCTGACTTACGGGTTCAACCCTCTGGAGTTAAATCAAGTTTCTTTATACACTCTTAACCCAGATGTGTCCAAGTCGTATGTATTCACGTCAGGTTGTGAAGACTGTAAGGCCAATTTCATAACACAATATGTGAGAATCGTGGCCAGTCTAAATGGTGATGAGGATAAAGCTGCCGCTGACGCTGAAGATCTTTATCCTTTGACGTCAGGAATTGTGCTTATTTGTCGGAAATTTCCAGATATAGATAGAATCAAACCTTTGGCTTTAAAAAACCAAGTAAAATCTATATCTACCCTTGCATCAAACTATAGTTTTTTCGATTGGaaggaatatattaaaattatgttgcaAATGAATTCAGATCCTTCGGATGAGTTTGTTGTTGTAGTACGTAACCCACGTTATCTTAGAGAACTTAATTCAATGCTTAGCAACACTCCTAAAAGAACGTTGGCCAATTATATGATTTGGATGAATTTAGATATTATGTATAGTTTTTCTGCTAATAAAAGAAGAAGAGACACTTGTTttacattaatagaaaataaactattattcgCGCTGCAGGCAATGtatgtacatacatattattACGATCATATTGGCGATGCCAAATTAGTGAAACAAATGTTTGAGACGATAAAGCGGCAAGCGATGAGTACAATTAGTAAAGCGGACTGGATGGATTCACGGGTAAGACAGGACTCAGAAGCCAAAGTAAAAGCAATCGACTTGTATTTAGGCTTCACAGAGGAGTTGTCAGATATCAAATTACTAGAAAAACGTTTTGAAAATCTCGAagtaacaaacaattttttggattcaattttaaatgtaataaaatttagaatgGACGTGATGTCAAGATCTGTCGGTAAAACAGCCGATAAGAAGTTTTGGAAAATCGCGGGTCTGCAGACGGAGGCGCTGTATAGTGCTAAATCCACCTTTTACAATTTTGAGGACAACAGCTTGTGGGTGGCTCCAGGTGTTTTGCAGTTACCGGTATTTGACGAGTACTGGCCCGAGTCCGTCAACTACGGTCGTGTCGGCTATTTGATAGGCCACGAGTTCACGCACGCTTTTGACGCCTCTGGCAGAGAAGTGGACAAGGACGGAAAGACCGGGTTGTGGTGGGATCCCTTAACCTCAACCCGGTACAGTGAAAAGACAcagtgttttataaaacagtacaGCAATTTCACAATACTAAACCTAGTAGGGGAATTAGAGCGTATGGATGGCAGGGAATACGTGGATGAGAATATAGCAGACGGTACTGGTATAAAACTAGCATTCGAAGCTTACAGAGCCCAAGCGGATAGTAACCTCTTGTCTGAAACGAGGTTGCCTGGAATTGACTTCACCAGTGAGCAGATATTCTTTATCAGCATGGCTCATTACGGTTGTAATAAATATGAAGAGGAAAAATTCAGCGTTATGACTTGCAAATTGTACTCCCCATACAGATATCGTGTGATTGGTTCTTTACAGAACCTCCCGCAGTTCAGTGAAGTCTTCAATTGTAAAAGTGGTTCCAAAATGAATCCcgtaaataaatgtgttatgtgGTAA